The DNA region CCGGAAGTGAACACAGCGTGACCATCACCAGCAGCGCCAGCCAGGAGGCCGTCCTCAGCTGGATCTTCACCAGATCCTTGACCAGGAGCTTGCCCCAGCTGGTCTGTTCTTCGAGTTCGACCCTGGCCCGCAGGGTGCTGGTGGCCTGCCGCGGATCGGCGAGGATCACCCGCTGCCGCTTGGGTTTCGCGTGATGTTCGGGTTTGGCCTGTTCGTGTTTCGGGCCGGACGGCGCGCCCGGAACGGGCTCGACGGCGGCCCCCTCGGGCGCCGCCGGTTTCCTGCCCTTGCCCAGCGTCGGGTCCGGCTCGCGGACGCCGTTGACGCGGCGGTAGTAGTCGTCGGTCACGTCGACCGGTTGGCGCCGACCAGCCTGTCCTTCAGTGCGCGCGTGTGGCGGCGGCTCACCGGCAGCACCTTCTCCTCGTTACCGATCACGACCTGATAGCCGCCCTGGCCCATGCGCAGTTCGGTGATCAGCGGCAGCGAGACCAGGAACGACCGGTGGATGCGGACGAAACCCGCCTTCTCCCAGCGTTCTTCGAGCTGGGCGAGCGGGATGCGGACCAGGTGGCTGCCGTCGTTGGTGAACAGCCGGGCGTAGTCGCCCTGCGCCTCGACCCAGCGGACCGAAGACCGCGGGATGAGCTTCGTGGTGCCTGCCAGTTCGACCGGGATGACCTCGTCGTCGTTCTTGACCTGCCCCAGGCCGCCTTCCTGGCCGAACTGCGGCGCGGCGTTGGCGGCGAGTTTGTCGATCACGCGGGTGATCGCGCGGTCGAGCCGATCCTGCTGGTACGGCTTGAGCACGTAGTCGAGCGCGCCGAGGTCGAAGGCGTTGACCGCCTCTTCCGCGTGCCCCGTCACGAAGACCAGCGCGGGCGACGGGCGCAGCGCGGCGAACACCCGGGACATCTCCATCCCGGACAGCCCGGGCATGTCGATGTCGGCGAACACCGCGTCCACGATCGGCAGGCCGCGGGCCTTGCGATCGGCCAGCCTCGGATCGTCGGCGGACAGCAGGCGCAGCGCCTCCGAAGCGTCGATCGCCGGGTAGACCAGGGCGACGTGCGGGCTGTTCCGGAGACAATGGACGAGTTCGTCTAGCCCTTTGGGCTCATCGTCCACCGCCAGGACGATGAGCTTCCGGGTGTCATCGTGAGCACTCACAGTGAGACGCATCCTGCCCATTGCCGGGTTCCTTGTCCAGCCCGCTTCACGAAAGTCGAACGAAAGGACGGCACCGGCACCCCCGCGCCTGGGGTGGCCGGTGCCGTCATCTTTTCCGGTGACACGAACCGCCTCGCCGTGCCACATCTATCCCTTCACGGAGTGAAGGTGAACCAGTTGACGCTCACGAAATCGGCGGGCTGGCCGCTGGTGAAGGTCAGGTAGACGTCGTGTTTCCCGGTGACGCCGCTGATGTTCGCGGGGATGGTGCGCCAGCTCTGCCAGCCGCCGGTGTTCGCGACGGCGAAGCTCCCGACGGGCGGGTTGGACCGGCTGTCGAGCCGGACTTCGACGAGACCGCTCACGCCTCCCGCCGCCCCGGACGCGACGCGCGCCTGGAACTGTCTGCCGGTCTGTGTCCCGAAGTCGACGTTCGGATACAACGCCCAGTCACCGTTGCCCGCCGGGCCGATGCTCTGCCCGCCGCCGGTGTCGGACGTGGCCTGTTTGGCGATGCCGGCCGCCTGGCCGTACGACTCCGCCTGGATCGTGCCGTACGCGCTGCCGCCGGGGCTTCCCGTGCCACCACCGCGGGTCAGGACGGTGACGTAGTCGACGAGCATCGGATGCCCCGGCACGATCCCCGGCCCCGGCGTCGTGGTGCCGGAGTTGTTGTTCGGGAACGCGCCGCCGATGGCGACGTTCAGCAGCACGAAGTAGCCCGCGTGGTTCGTCATGTTGGCCCAGGTCGTGGCGTCGACCTGGTTCTGGTTGACCGAGTGGAACTGCTGCCCGTCCACCAGCCAGCGGAACACGTTGGGGCTGACGCTCGTGTCCCATTCGAAGGTGTAGGTGTGGAACGCGCTCTGGCAGCTCGCGCCGGGACACGTGCGGCTGCCGACCAGTCCGGTGGTCTCGTTGCACGGGCCACCAGGGTTGACGCCGCAGTGCAGCACGCCCCAGACCGTGTTGATCCCGTTGACGTTCTCCATGATGTCGAACTCGCCGACGGCGGGCCAGTTCCAGTAGTTGCCGCGATACGGCGAGCCCAGCGCCCAGAACGCGGGCCAGTAGCCGAGTGCCGCGGCGCCGGTGACGTTCGGCATCTGGATCCGGCCTTCGATCCGCAGCGCGCCGCCCGCAGGCGGTTTGAAGTTCGTGCGCTGCGTTTCGATCCGCGCCGAGGTCCAGTTGCCCGCACCGTCGCGCAACGGCGTGATCCGCAGGTTCCCGGAACCGTCCTGGGCGAGGTTGGCGGGGTTCGCCGTGTAGTTCTGGATCTCGCCGGTGCCCCAGTTGGCCGGGCCGCCGGGGTAGGAGTGACCGGTGTCGATGATCCAGTTCGCGCTCGACGGGAGCGAGCCCGCGGCGCCGGTGAAATCGTCGGTGAACACGGTGGTCCAGCCGGCCGGTGGCGGCGGGACGGCGGCGGACACGGGCAGGGCCAGGGGGACGGTGAGCAAGGCCGCGCAGGTCAGCGCGATCTTCCAGCGGGAACGATTAACGGACATCGGACCTCCTCGTCAACACTGTCGAGGTTTGTTGCCGTTCACAACAAAGCGGTATGTCCGATATGAGACCTGGTCTGAACCACTTACGCCTACCACCGTTCGGGTGAACCATCCCGGGCCCGAACGCGAAAACGGCCCGATCCGCGAGGACCGGGCCGTTCCGCTGGGCTCAGAGACCGAAGCGGCTCCAGGCGGCCTTCGACTGCACGGCGTCCAGCAACGCGCTCGCCGCGGCGGGGGCACCGATGCCGAGCCGCGCCAGCAGCGGCTTCTTGGGTTCGGCGATCGAGATCTCGGCGTCCGGGTACCGATCGGTGATCACCTGGCGAAGGCTTCCGACGCCGTCGATCAGGCCGAGCTCGACCGCGCGGGCGCCCAGCCAGACGTCACCGGTGAACAGGTCTTCGGAGCCGGACAGCCGGTCGCCCCGGCGCTCGGTGACCCAGTCGACGAACAGCTCGTGGAGCTGGCCGTGCATCTTCTTCAGCCACTCGACGTCTTCCGGCTTCTCCGGGCTGAACGGGTCGAGCCTCGACTTGTTCGCCCCCGCGGTGTGCAGCCGCCGCTCGATCCCGAACCGCTCCAGCAGGCCGGTGAACCCGAACCCGCCGCTGATCACGCCGATGGAGCCGACCATCGACGTCCGGTGCGCGTAGATCTCGTCGCCCGCGCAGGCCAGCCAGTAGCCACCGGACGCGGCGACGTCCTCGGCGAAGGCCAGGACGGGCACCTTCTTCTCGTCGGCGAGCTGGCGGATCCGCTCGGCGACCAGGCCGGACTGCGTCGGCGCCCCGCCCGGGGAGTTGATCTGCAGCGCGACGGCCTTCAGCCGCTCGTGGCCGAACGCGCGGGTCAGCGCCGATTCGACGGCGGCGAGGTTGATCGACCCCCTGGCCAGCGGTGACGGGGTCGGCGTGATCACCCCGTGCAGCTTCACCACGGCGACGACGTCCTTGCGTTCACCCCGATCGCCGATCATCGGGAGACGGGAGGTCAGCTTGTCCGCAACGCTCATACCGCCAGGTTACCGACGTTCACGACGGCAGCACGCCGCTGCGCGAACCGCTCACCCCGCTGGCCTCGTTCGGTCCGCCCTGGGGCGGGACGGTGGCGCTGTCGGCGGAGAAGTCCGGCAGATTCGGCCGCACGCCGGGCATGAACTTCGGCACCCGCAAGGTCACCTTCATGCCGGCGCCGGGCGCCGTCTCGACCATGAGCGCGTAGTCGCGGCCGAACACCTGCTGCATCCGCTGGTTGATGTTGCCGAGGCCGACGTGCGCGCCCGTGCGGTGCTGGCTGCGGAGGTCCGCGAGCTTGGCGGGCTCCATGCCGATGCCGTCGTCCTCGACGCTGATCAGCGCTTCGGCGCCGTAGTCCTCCGCGATCACCGTGACGCAGCCGCCGGACGGCTTCGACGCGAGGCCGTGTTTGACGGCGTTCTCCACCAGCGGCTGGATGATCAGGAACGGCACGACCAC from Amycolatopsis sp. EV170708-02-1 includes:
- a CDS encoding LytTR family DNA-binding domain-containing protein — encoded protein: MRLTVSAHDDTRKLIVLAVDDEPKGLDELVHCLRNSPHVALVYPAIDASEALRLLSADDPRLADRKARGLPIVDAVFADIDMPGLSGMEMSRVFAALRPSPALVFVTGHAEEAVNAFDLGALDYVLKPYQQDRLDRAITRVIDKLAANAAPQFGQEGGLGQVKNDDEVIPVELAGTTKLIPRSSVRWVEAQGDYARLFTNDGSHLVRIPLAQLEERWEKAGFVRIHRSFLVSLPLITELRMGQGGYQVVIGNEEKVLPVSRRHTRALKDRLVGANRST
- a CDS encoding carbohydrate-binding protein gives rise to the protein MSVNRSRWKIALTCAALLTVPLALPVSAAVPPPPAGWTTVFTDDFTGAAGSLPSSANWIIDTGHSYPGGPANWGTGEIQNYTANPANLAQDGSGNLRITPLRDGAGNWTSARIETQRTNFKPPAGGALRIEGRIQMPNVTGAAALGYWPAFWALGSPYRGNYWNWPAVGEFDIMENVNGINTVWGVLHCGVNPGGPCNETTGLVGSRTCPGASCQSAFHTYTFEWDTSVSPNVFRWLVDGQQFHSVNQNQVDATTWANMTNHAGYFVLLNVAIGGAFPNNNSGTTTPGPGIVPGHPMLVDYVTVLTRGGGTGSPGGSAYGTIQAESYGQAAGIAKQATSDTGGGQSIGPAGNGDWALYPNVDFGTQTGRQFQARVASGAAGGVSGLVEVRLDSRSNPPVGSFAVANTGGWQSWRTIPANISGVTGKHDVYLTFTSGQPADFVSVNWFTFTP
- a CDS encoding S49 family peptidase — protein: MSVADKLTSRLPMIGDRGERKDVVAVVKLHGVITPTPSPLARGSINLAAVESALTRAFGHERLKAVALQINSPGGAPTQSGLVAERIRQLADEKKVPVLAFAEDVAASGGYWLACAGDEIYAHRTSMVGSIGVISGGFGFTGLLERFGIERRLHTAGANKSRLDPFSPEKPEDVEWLKKMHGQLHELFVDWVTERRGDRLSGSEDLFTGDVWLGARAVELGLIDGVGSLRQVITDRYPDAEISIAEPKKPLLARLGIGAPAAASALLDAVQSKAAWSRFGL